A portion of the Naumovozyma castellii chromosome 2, complete genome genome contains these proteins:
- the AXL2 gene encoding Axl2p (ancestral locus Anc_2.208), which yields MTIFQCITIFPLLLIISRLFSLTYAQPYEAYPINKQYPPVARIDESFSFQLSNTTYQSSNNKYSQITYQVFDLPEWLTFDTQSRTISGSPSAALLDDDTETDYFNFILQGFDETDNSYLNNTYQLAVTKKSSLQLANDFNLLALLKNYGNTNGKEGLILAPNQVFNVTFDRSAFVNQSSIKAFYGRSEQYNAPLPNWLFFDSSDLRFSGTAPVVNSAIAPEFSYGLVLIATDIEGYSGIEVPFNLIVGAHQLTTSIQNSMIINVTDSGDFNYDIPLNYVFLDNNEITMGNLSTPTLVNAPDWVQLNNFTLSGSLPSDTSSSSANNFSVAIYDIYDDVIYLNFDVVSTTNLFAVSSLPNINATRNEWFQYSFLPSQFTDPSNTNISVFYTNSSQSHDWLSFHSSNLTLIGQVPNDFDYLSIGLRAQEKSLSEELSFKIIGMDSKSNHSKNHTSSLNVTSTYHHSSTTSTSHASSTSTGSVTITSTTASSSSSGVVTPIQKNHKSNNSKTVAIACGVAIPVGVIIIIAILLFMFWKRKQNNKSQVPDEEMVRNISKPDVNNPANDPKQAVTSLQNPFDDDSQNSQLAKRLTALNEMKLDQSSLTDSENSTIDDEKNDTNGLYADPFHSQSDELLLKDESQNAIFNPTRPTSSFYMDSQPATMKSWKNNSFNPSKYNRDSSMSLNTVTTADLMNTEIKEDDIIPKDPRKSSLGLRDSVFWNKSQRNSDSSKSNTKQALEPVAEFSDNKNDNNTPTSMSTSSSDDFLPVKNGDNFDWVRTNDVNRKPSKKRLVNFSNKGEVDVGEAQQVDGHIPEEI from the coding sequence ATGACAATATTCCAATGTATAACAATTTTCCCACTGTTGCTAATAATATCCAGGCTTTTTAGCCTAACATATGCTCAACCTTACGAGGCATATCCAATTAACAAACAATATCCTCCAGTGGCAAGGATCGATGAGTCGTTTTCTTTCCAGTTATCGAACACGACGTATCAATCatccaataataaatattcacaAATAACGTATCAAGTATTCGACCTTCCCGAATGGTTAACTTTCGATACACAATCAAGAACTATATCAGGAAGTCCATCTGCCGCCCTCCTTGATGATGATACTGAAACCgattattttaatttcatacTTCAAGGTTTCGATGAAACAGACAATTCATACCTAAATAATACTTATCAGTTGGCCGTAACGAAAAAATCAAGTCTTCAATTAGCTAATGATTTTAATCTATTAGCtctattgaaaaattatggTAATACTAACGGTAAGGAAGGTCTTATCTTGGCGCCTAACCAAGTGTTTAATGTCACTTTCGATCGTTCGGCATTCGTTAACCAAAGCTCCATAAAAGCATTTTATGGTCGTTCTGAACAGTATAATGCTCCTTTACCCAATTGGTTATTTTTTGACTCCAGTGACTTAAGATTCAGTGGGACTGCTCCAGTCGTGAATTCCGCCATCGCTCCTGAATTCTCATATGGACTAGTATTAATCGCAACTGATATTGAAGGTTATTCTGGTATTGAAGTACCTTTCAATTTAATCGTGGGAGCTCATCAATTGACAACCTCTATTCAAAACTCAATGATAATTAATGTCACTGATTCAGGAGATTTCAACTATGATATTCCATTAAATTATGTCTTCTTAGATAATAATGAGATTACTATGGGTAATTTAAGTACTCCAACCCTAGTGAATGCACCAGACTGGGTacaattaaataatttcacCTTATCAGGAAGTTTACCTAGCGACACTTCCTCCTCTAGTGCAAATAACTTCTCTGTCGCCATATATGACATCTATGATGATGTCATCTACTTGAATTTTGATGTTGTTTCCACAACAAACCTTTTTGCCGTTTCTTCATTGCCAAATATTAATGCAACAAGGAATGAATGGTTTCAATATAGCTTTCTACCATCTCAATTTACAGATCCatcaaatacaaatatttcagtATTTTACACAAATTCATCACAATCTCATGATTGGCTATCATTTCATTCCTCCAACCTAACTTTAATTGGACAAGTACCAAATGATTTTGACTACCTATCAATTGGACTGAGAGCTCAGGAAAAATCATTATCAGAAGAGTTATCCTTCAAGATAATTGGTATGGATTCCAAATCTAACCATTCTAAAAACCatacttcttctttgaatgtAACCTCCACTTATCACCATTCAAGCACAACTTCTACGTCTCATGCATCCTCTACTTCAACTGGATCTGTTACCATTACTTCAACCACAGCAAGCTCTTCTTCAAGTGGTGTAGTCACTCCTATCCAAAAGAATCATAAATCtaacaattcaaaaactGTGGCCATAGCGTGTGGTGTAGCCATCCCAGTTGGGGTGATAATCATCATTGCTATCCTATTATTCATGTTCTGGAAACGTAAACAAAATAACAAATCACAAGTCccagatgaagaaatggtAAGAAATATAAGCAAACCAGATGTCAATAATCCAGCAAATGATCCTAAACAAGCGGTTACTTCATTACAAAACCCATTCGATGATGATTCTCAAAATTCTCAGTTGGCCAAGAGGTTAACCGCGTTAAATGAGATGAAACTGGATCAAAGTTCATTAACTGACTCTGAAAATTCTACCATTGATGACGAGAAAAATGATACCAATGGACTTTATGCTGATCCATTCCATTCCCAAAGTGATGAACTGTTATTAAAGGATGAAAGCCAAAATGCAATTTTCAATCCAACAAGGCCCACATCTTCATTTTACATGGATTCTCAACCTGCTACAATGAAATCATGGAAGAATAATAGTTTCAATCCAAGCAAATATAATAGAGATAGCTCCATGTCGTTAAACACTGTGACAACGGCAGATTTGATGAATACTGAGATAAAGGAGGATGACATAATACCGAAAGACCCAAGGAAATCAAGTTTGGGTTTAAGGGACTCAGtattttggaataaatcACAAAGGAATTCTGATTCTTCAAAAAGCAACACAAAGCAAGCACTTGAACCTGTAGCTGAATTTTCTGATAACAAAAACGATAATAATACCCCAACATCTATGtcaacttcttcaagtGATGATTTTTTACCTGTAAAGAACGGAGATAATTTCGATTGGGTTCGTACCAATGATGTAAACAGAAAACCAAGCAAAAAGAGATTAGTAAACTTCTCAAACAAGGGCGAAGTTGATGTTGGAGAAGCTCAGCAAGTAGATGGACACATTCCTGAAGAAATATAG
- the END3 gene encoding End3p (ancestral locus Anc_2.207) — translation MPRLEDLEIKKYWNIFSNLKPVDNKVDHDQVSPILYNSKLDSSILNKIWFLADIDDDDKLDFEEFVICMRLIFDMINKNIEEVPEELPAWLIPGSKAKLVKERVERKQKENADLPKKEPPKVDWYMSPQDLTQYQKILDSCGTATDGSFTFAALSIPLKSKFFNIGSSDLSKAWDLINPKNLASIDKDPALLFIHCLRQRNDIGAIIPFELPTALAETVNKQQIKYDLNATQSSSTRATAAPVEKKTESSQQKQPTTVSNTNPDTEIKALETKLHNLDSKLTDSSKKSTDLSSIPSEKLDLIREQYEGLLEYLLNQASSPANNSPVDVRVVTEDLDNIEQQVNGLETYLQNKKQELQSLNEEIQSYSH, via the coding sequence ATGCCAAGATTGGAAGATCTTGAAATCAAGAAGTATTGGAACATCTTCTCCAATTTAAAACCTGTGGATAATAAAGTCGATCACGATCAAGTATCGCCCATTCTTTATAATTCCAAGTTAGATTCATCCATCCTAAACAAGATTTGGTTCCTTgctgatattgatgatgatgataaactggattttgaagaattcgTCATTTGTATGAGACTAATCTTCGATATGATTAATAAGAATATCGAAGAAGTCCCTGAGGAATTACCTGCTTGGTTAATTCCCGGAAGTAAAGCTAAATTGGTGAAAGAGAGAGtggaaagaaaacaaaaggaaaatgcCGACCTCCCAAAGAAGGAACCACCAAAGGTAGATTGGTATATGAGTCCTCAAGATTTAACTCAATACCAGAAAATATTAGATTCTTGTGGAACCGCAACGGATGGAAGCTTCACCTTTGCTGCCTTATCCATCCCTTTAAAAtctaaattcttcaacatcGGTTCAAGTGATTTATCAAAGGCTTGGGACTTAATTAATCCAAAAAACTTGGCTTCCATTGATAAAGATCCTGCtctattatttattcattgtCTAAGGCAAAGAAATGATATTGGTGCCATTATCCCATTTGAACTGCCCACTGCTTTAGCTGAGACTGTGaataaacaacaaattaaGTATGACTTGAATGCCACTCAATCGTCATCAACAAGAGCAACCGCAGCACCTGTGGAGAAGAAAACTGAGTCATCACAACAAAAACAACCAACAACTGTTTCAAACACAAACCCAGATACTGAAATTAAGGCATTAGAAACAAAGTTACACAACTTAGATTCTAAACTTACTGACTCAAGTAAGAAGTCAACAGATCTATCTTCTATACCATCCGAAAAATTGGATTTAATAAGAGAACAGTATGAGGGACTTCTAGAATACTTGCTAAATCAAGCAAGCTCACCAGCAAATAATTCCCCTGTAGATGTTAGGGTAGTCACAGAGGATTTAGATAACATTGAACAACAAGTAAATGGGTTAGAAACgtatttacaaaataagAAACAAGAGCTACAATCTTTGAATGAAGAGATTCAATCGTATTCTCATTAG
- the CCT2 gene encoding chaperonin-containing T-complex subunit CCT2 (ancestral locus Anc_2.206) has protein sequence MSVQIFGDQVTEERAENARMSAFVGAIAVGDLVKSTLGPKGMDKLLQSASSDRSLVTNDGATILKSIPLDNPAAKVLVNISKVQDDEVGDGTTSVTVLSAELLREAEKLIDQSKIHPQTIIEGYRIASHAALKALENAAVDNSSNPEKFRDDLVHIAKTTLSSKILSQDKEYFSNLTTDAILRLKGSTNLEHIQIIKILGGKLSDSFLDEGFILAKKFGNNQPKRIENAKILIANTTLDTDKVKIFGTKFKVDSTSKLAELEKAEREKMKSKIMKISKFGINTFINRQLIYDYPEQLFTDLGINSIEHADFEGVERLALVTGGEVVSTFDNPEKCKLGECDLIEEIIIGEESFLKFSGCKAGQACTIVLRGATEQVLDEAERSLHDALSVLSQTTKETRTVLGGGCAEMLMSKAVDTEAQNVDGKKSLAVEAFARALRQLPTILADNAGFDSSELITKLRSSIYNGIATSGLDLNNGTIADMRELGIVESYKLKRAVVGSASEAAEVLLRVDNIIRAKPRTANRQHM, from the coding sequence ATGAGTGTCCAGATTTTTGGTGATCAAGTAACGGAAGAAAGAGCGGAAAATGCTCGTATGTCTGCATTTGTGGGGGCCATTGCGGTCGGTGATTTAGTCAAAAGTACACTAGGCCCAAAGGGTATGGACAAATTATTGCAAAGTGCATCCAGTGATAGATCATTAGTCACTAATGATGGAGCTActattttgaaatcaatTCCATTAGATAATCCTGCAGCTAAGGTCCTTGTCAACATTAGCAAAGttcaagatgatgaagtcGGTGATGGTACTACAAGTGTTACTGTTTTGAGTGCCGAGTTGTTAAGAGAAGCAGAAAAGTTGATTGACCAATCCAAGATTCATCCACAAACAATTATAGAAGGTTATAGAATTGCTTCTCATGCAGCATTGAAGGCCCTCGAAAATGCTGCCGTGGATAATTCCTCCAATCCAGAGAAATTCCGTGATGACTTAGTTCATATCGCCAAGACCACTTTATCTTCCAAGATTTTATCTCaagataaagaatatttttcaaatttaactACCGATGCCATCTTAAGACTAAAGGGCTCCACCAATTTAGAGcatattcaaattattaagatTTTAGGTGGTAAACTATCTGATTCCTTTTTAGATGAAGGGTTTATTCTAGCCAAGaaatttggtaataatCAACCAAAGAGAATAGAGAATGCAAAAATTTTAATCGCAAATACCACATTAGATACAGATAAAGTCAAAATTTTTGGTACCAAATTCAAAGTAGATTCCACTTCCAAATTAGCAGAGTTGGAAAAGGCTGAGCGTGAAAAGATGAAAAGCAAAATTATGAAGATTTCTAAGTTTGGCATCAACACGTTTATTAACAGGCAATTGATTTATGATTATCCAGAACAACTATTCACCGACCTAggaataaattcaattgaacaCGCTGATTTTGAAGGTGTTGAAAGATTGGCATTAGTAACAGGTGGTGAAGTAGTATCCACTTTTGATAACCCTGAAAAATGTAAACTGGGTGAATGTGATTTGATCgaagaaattatcattGGTGAAGAAAGTTTCCTGAAATTCAGTGGTTGTAAGGCAGGTCAAGCCTGTACTATCGTCCTAAGAGGTGCTACTGAGCAAGTTCTTGATGAAGCAGAAAGATCTCTACATGATGCTCTATCTGTCTTATCTCAGACTACAAAGGAGACAAGAACTGTTCTTGGTGGTGGTTGCGCTGAAATGCTGATGTCTAAAGCTGTTGACACCGAGGCTCAAAACGTTGACGGTAAGAAATCTTTAGCTGTCGAGGCTTTTGCTCGTGCTTTAAGACAATTACCTACTATTCTAGCCGACAATGCTGGTTTTGATAGCAGTGAGTTGATAACCAAGCTAAGATCCTCAATTTACAATGGCATAGCCACATCCGGTCTTGATTTAAATAACGGTACTATTGCAGATATGAGGGAGTTAGGTATTGTGGAAAGTTACAAATTAAAGAGAGCTGTTGTTGGTTCAGCTTCTGAAGCTGCAGAAGTTCTCTTGAGAgttgataatattataCGTGCTAAGCCAAGAACTGCAAACAGACAACATATGTAA